In Paeniglutamicibacter kerguelensis, one genomic interval encodes:
- a CDS encoding purine-nucleoside phosphorylase, with amino-acid sequence MIDNATDPFALASAAAAKIAEITGVPAHDIALVLGSGWGEAANLIGETTHRIPATELPGFHAAAVPGHVGTISSVLTGDNKRVLVLGARTHFYEGKGVRAVVHGVRTAAAAGAKTLVLTNGCGGLNPAWAPGTPVLISDHLNLTAASPLEGATFVDLTDLYSPRIRGLARLVDPTLDEGVYAQFTGPHYETPAEVRYARVIGADLVGMSTALEAIAARHAGMEVFGISLVTNLAAGISDTALSHEEVIEAGAAAGPRISALLADIVAKL; translated from the coding sequence GTGATCGATAACGCCACTGACCCCTTTGCCCTGGCCTCAGCCGCCGCCGCCAAAATCGCCGAAATTACCGGCGTACCCGCCCACGACATCGCCCTGGTGCTTGGCTCCGGATGGGGCGAGGCCGCGAACCTGATCGGCGAAACCACCCACCGCATCCCCGCCACCGAGCTGCCCGGCTTCCACGCCGCCGCCGTGCCCGGCCACGTCGGCACCATCTCCTCCGTGTTGACCGGCGACAACAAGCGCGTGCTGGTGCTCGGCGCACGCACCCACTTCTACGAGGGCAAGGGCGTGCGCGCCGTCGTCCACGGCGTGCGCACCGCCGCCGCCGCCGGCGCCAAGACCCTGGTGCTCACCAACGGCTGCGGCGGGTTGAACCCGGCCTGGGCCCCCGGCACCCCGGTGCTGATCTCCGACCACCTCAACCTCACCGCGGCCTCCCCGCTGGAGGGCGCCACGTTCGTGGACCTGACCGACCTGTACTCCCCGCGCATCCGCGGCCTCGCCCGCCTGGTCGACCCGACCCTGGACGAGGGCGTGTACGCGCAGTTCACCGGCCCGCACTACGAGACCCCCGCCGAGGTCCGGTACGCCAGGGTGATCGGCGCCGACCTGGTCGGCATGTCCACCGCACTGGAGGCCATCGCCGCACGCCACGCCGGCATGGAGGTCTTCGGCATCTCGCTGGTCACCAACCTGGCCGCGGGCATCTCCGACACCGCCCTGAGCCACGAGGAAGTCATCGAGGCCGGCGCCGCCGCCGGCCCGCGCATCTCCGCACTGCTGGCCGACATCGTCGCCAAGCTCTAG
- a CDS encoding helix-turn-helix domain-containing protein: MYPHSSLTAEQRLAAVDLFEEGFGHVAVSSRLGVSAGAVEKLGERFRIWGRAALEGKPTKQVYSFEFKLELVRRYLSGEATAMDLALKHQLNSPAQVRNWAKIYREQGEDGLRPKPKGRPRAASSPEPTELTELEKLRRENQRLQAENAYLKKVRALRNHPPR, translated from the coding sequence ATGTATCCACATAGTTCATTGACCGCCGAGCAACGGCTGGCCGCCGTCGATCTCTTCGAGGAAGGATTCGGGCATGTCGCGGTATCCTCAAGACTTGGAGTCAGCGCCGGTGCCGTTGAGAAGCTCGGGGAACGTTTCAGGATTTGGGGTAGGGCAGCGTTGGAAGGCAAACCGACCAAGCAGGTGTATTCCTTCGAGTTCAAGCTCGAGCTCGTCCGCCGGTACCTCTCCGGCGAGGCGACCGCGATGGACCTTGCCCTCAAGCACCAGCTGAATTCCCCGGCCCAGGTCCGCAACTGGGCGAAAATATACCGGGAACAGGGCGAGGACGGACTGCGCCCCAAGCCCAAGGGCCGACCGAGGGCGGCATCCAGTCCCGAGCCGACCGAACTCACAGAGCTCGAGAAGCTGCGCCGCGAGAACCAGCGCCTGCAGGCCGAGAACGCCTACCTAAAAAAAGTGCGGGCCTTGAGGAACCACCCACCGCGCTGA
- a CDS encoding DinB family protein, translating into MSTPMFASIEQDPRVNPPACGSERDTLLGFLAYQRQTLEAKCAGLDHIALSSRPVSPSTMSLLGLVRHLTDLERFWVRSHLLGQPDPPLYWHEDGHDTDFKHPAATEALVQRSWKSWRRETAFSDAALIQQPLEKCVRVARHGEVSVRWIITHLIEEYSRHNGHADLLRESIDGVVGE; encoded by the coding sequence ATGAGCACACCGATGTTTGCCTCGATCGAGCAGGACCCGCGCGTGAATCCTCCGGCCTGCGGCAGCGAGCGCGATACGCTCCTGGGGTTCCTGGCCTACCAGCGGCAAACACTCGAGGCCAAGTGTGCGGGCCTTGACCACATCGCGCTGTCTTCGCGCCCGGTGTCCCCCTCGACCATGTCGCTCCTGGGGCTGGTGCGGCACCTGACGGACCTCGAGCGGTTCTGGGTCAGGTCGCACCTGCTGGGGCAACCCGATCCGCCGCTGTATTGGCATGAGGATGGCCACGACACCGACTTCAAGCACCCGGCGGCCACCGAAGCCCTGGTGCAACGCTCATGGAAGTCCTGGCGCAGGGAAACTGCGTTCAGCGACGCCGCGCTGATCCAGCAGCCGCTCGAGAAGTGCGTGAGGGTTGCGCGCCACGGGGAGGTTTCGGTGCGCTGGATCATCACCCACCTCATCGAGGAATACTCCCGCCACAACGGGCACGCCGACTTGCTGCGCGAAAGCATAGACGGGGTTGTCGGCGAATAG
- a CDS encoding MFS transporter, whose product MPTKSAVNAPKENTRGRVLFASLIGTTIEFFDFYAYATASVLVFPTLFFPNASNVNAILSSFAIFGVAFVARPVGSVLFGHFGDRIGRKGTLVASLLLMGIATFLIGFLPPAQGNFVVLAPLMLVLLRFAQGLALGGEWSGAALLATENAPANKRAIYGTFPQLGAPIGFIIANVIFVVLQTTLTDEQFMAWGWRVPFVLSAVMVAVGLWVRLKLVESVSFQKVVDQKKVAKSPFKVTMKYHWRPVVAGTFIMLATYVLFYLMTSFTLTYGTAPATLEAARAAAEAKGKVFDAAAEAAFAPGLGIARPEFLTMLIIGVVFFGIFTVVSGPLAEKFGRRKFLIWVTAGILVFALAWTLMFGPGKGAAMAGLIIGFTLMGLTFGPMAAYLPELFPSNVRYTGSAIAYNMSSVIGAAPASFIAIALWQVGGGNTVWVGAYLALGAVLTLVALFLTKDTTNVDFENNVS is encoded by the coding sequence ATGCCTACCAAGTCAGCGGTCAACGCACCGAAGGAGAACACGCGCGGGCGCGTGCTGTTCGCCAGCCTCATCGGCACCACCATCGAGTTCTTCGATTTCTACGCCTACGCCACCGCGTCGGTGCTGGTCTTCCCGACGCTGTTCTTCCCGAACGCGTCCAACGTGAACGCGATCCTTTCGTCGTTTGCCATCTTCGGTGTCGCCTTCGTGGCACGACCAGTTGGATCGGTTCTCTTTGGCCACTTCGGTGACCGGATCGGCCGCAAGGGCACCCTTGTCGCCTCGCTGCTGCTGATGGGCATCGCCACGTTCCTGATCGGCTTCCTGCCTCCGGCGCAGGGCAACTTCGTGGTGCTTGCACCGTTGATGCTGGTGCTTTTGCGCTTCGCGCAGGGCCTGGCCCTGGGCGGCGAATGGTCGGGGGCAGCGTTGCTGGCCACCGAAAACGCGCCGGCCAACAAGCGCGCCATCTACGGCACCTTCCCGCAGCTGGGCGCGCCGATCGGCTTCATCATCGCCAACGTCATTTTCGTTGTCCTGCAGACCACGCTGACCGACGAGCAGTTCATGGCCTGGGGCTGGCGCGTGCCGTTCGTGCTCTCGGCCGTCATGGTCGCCGTGGGCCTCTGGGTCCGCCTGAAGCTTGTCGAATCCGTCTCCTTCCAGAAGGTCGTCGACCAGAAGAAGGTCGCCAAGTCGCCGTTCAAGGTCACCATGAAGTACCACTGGCGCCCGGTGGTTGCCGGCACGTTCATCATGCTTGCCACCTACGTGCTCTTCTACCTGATGACCTCGTTCACGCTGACCTACGGCACCGCCCCGGCCACCCTCGAGGCCGCACGCGCCGCAGCCGAGGCCAAGGGCAAGGTCTTCGACGCGGCCGCCGAGGCCGCATTCGCCCCGGGACTGGGCATCGCCCGTCCCGAGTTCCTCACCATGCTCATCATCGGCGTCGTCTTCTTCGGCATCTTCACCGTGGTCTCGGGCCCGCTGGCCGAGAAGTTCGGCCGCCGCAAGTTCCTCATCTGGGTGACCGCGGGCATCCTGGTGTTCGCCCTTGCATGGACCCTGATGTTCGGCCCGGGCAAGGGCGCGGCCATGGCCGGCCTGATCATCGGCTTCACCCTGATGGGCCTGACCTTCGGCCCGATGGCCGCCTACCTGCCCGAGCTGTTCCCTTCGAACGTGCGCTACACGGGATCGGCGATCGCCTACAACATGTCCTCGGTCATCGGTGCGGCTCCCGCGTCGTTCATTGCCATCGCCCTGTGGCAGGTCGGCGGCGGAAACACCGTCTGGGTCGGCGCCTACCTGGCCCTGGGCGCGGTGCTGACGCTCGTCGCGCTGTTCCTGACCAAGGACACCACAAACGTCGACTTCGAGAACAACGTCTCGTAG
- a CDS encoding NAD(P)H-quinone dehydrogenase — protein MSAQHDFSSHRLVILGGGPGGYEAAMVGAQLGAQVTIIERAGMGGSAVLTDVVPSKTLIATADAMRRVIGGREFGIKIGDASTAAVADLSVVNARLLELARDQSADIHVGLERVGVRVVIGEGRLLDAKSVAVTRVDGSVETIEADALLISVGAHPRELPTAKPDGERIFNWTQVYNLKEVPEHLIVIGSGVTGAEFASAYNLLGTKVTLVSSRDRVLPGEDADAAEVLEEAFKRNGVNVVAQARAEAVVRDGDVVRVTLADGRVIEGSHCLVAVGSIPNTEGIGLEEAGVKLTESGHIKVDGVSRTTATNVYAAGDCTGVFALASVAAMQGRIAMAHLLGDSVKPLKLNEVSSNIFTSPEIATVGVSERMVAEGKYQADIIKLDLATNARAKMMNINQGFVKIISRRGSGTVIGGVVVAPRASELIFSIALAVHNKLHVDDVAETFTVYPSLSGSISEASRRLHVHL, from the coding sequence GTGAGTGCACAACACGATTTCAGTTCCCATAGGCTTGTAATTCTAGGTGGCGGCCCCGGCGGCTATGAGGCGGCCATGGTTGGCGCTCAGCTTGGCGCGCAAGTCACCATCATCGAACGCGCCGGCATGGGCGGCTCGGCCGTCCTGACCGACGTCGTCCCGTCCAAGACGCTGATCGCCACGGCCGACGCCATGCGCCGCGTGATCGGCGGACGCGAGTTCGGCATCAAGATCGGAGATGCTTCCACCGCGGCCGTGGCCGACCTGTCGGTGGTCAACGCCCGGCTTCTGGAGCTGGCGCGGGACCAGTCCGCGGACATCCACGTGGGCCTCGAGCGGGTCGGCGTGCGCGTCGTCATCGGCGAGGGCAGGCTGCTTGACGCCAAGAGCGTCGCGGTCACCCGCGTGGACGGTAGCGTCGAGACCATCGAGGCCGACGCGCTGCTGATCTCCGTGGGCGCCCACCCGCGCGAGCTGCCCACCGCCAAGCCGGATGGCGAGCGCATCTTCAACTGGACCCAGGTCTACAACCTGAAGGAAGTTCCCGAGCACCTGATCGTCATCGGTTCCGGTGTCACGGGTGCCGAGTTCGCCTCCGCCTACAACCTGCTGGGCACCAAGGTCACCCTGGTCTCCTCGCGCGACCGCGTGCTCCCCGGCGAGGATGCCGACGCCGCCGAGGTGCTGGAGGAAGCCTTCAAGCGCAACGGCGTCAACGTGGTGGCCCAGGCCCGCGCCGAGGCCGTGGTCCGCGACGGCGACGTGGTCCGCGTGACCCTGGCCGACGGCCGGGTCATCGAGGGAAGCCACTGCCTGGTGGCGGTCGGCTCGATCCCGAACACCGAGGGCATCGGCCTGGAGGAGGCGGGAGTGAAGCTCACCGAATCCGGCCACATCAAGGTCGATGGCGTCTCGCGCACCACCGCCACCAACGTCTACGCCGCGGGCGACTGCACCGGCGTGTTCGCGCTGGCCTCGGTTGCCGCGATGCAGGGCCGCATTGCCATGGCCCACCTGTTGGGCGACTCCGTCAAGCCGTTGAAGCTCAACGAGGTCTCTTCCAACATCTTCACCTCCCCGGAGATCGCCACCGTCGGCGTGAGCGAGCGGATGGTCGCCGAGGGCAAGTACCAGGCCGACATCATCAAGCTCGACCTTGCCACCAATGCGCGGGCCAAGATGATGAACATCAACCAGGGCTTCGTGAAGATCATTTCGCGCCGCGGCTCGGGAACCGTCATCGGCGGCGTCGTGGTCGCCCCGCGCGCCTCCGAGCTGATCTTCTCGATCGCGCTGGCCGTTCACAACAAGCTGCACGTCGACGACGTGGCCGAGACGTTCACCGTGTACCCGTCGCTTTCCGGATCGATTTCCGAGGCCTCGCGCCGACTTCACGTCCACCTGTAG
- a CDS encoding IS3 family transposase, producing MIALKASHPLPLLLAAAGLPRSTFFHRQAALKTHDRHAELRTRIHGIFTEAKGRYGHRRIHATLARDGRQVARKTVLKLMRQENLACTVRSRRRYSSDKGQVGKIAENKLKREFDTAAPNLKWVTDVTEFKVADRKVYLSPVMDLFDRSIVSYSVSESPTVAFTNQSLIGAIETLAAGEAPMVHSDQGFQYQHSSWQKLLSDAGMAQSMSRKGNCLDNAVMENFFGHLKEEMFHHHEHAGIEAFTTDLKDYIRWYNTERISLTLECLSPMEYRAQALAA from the coding sequence GTGATCGCCCTCAAGGCATCCCACCCCCTGCCCCTGCTCCTGGCCGCGGCAGGGCTGCCCCGTTCCACGTTCTTCCACCGCCAGGCAGCACTCAAGACCCATGACCGGCACGCGGAACTCCGCACCCGGATCCACGGGATCTTCACCGAGGCCAAGGGCCGCTACGGGCACCGGCGCATCCACGCCACCCTGGCCCGCGACGGACGGCAGGTGGCCCGCAAGACCGTGCTGAAACTGATGCGCCAGGAAAACCTGGCCTGCACGGTCCGCAGCCGCCGCCGCTACTCCTCCGACAAGGGCCAGGTCGGCAAGATCGCCGAGAACAAGCTCAAGCGCGAGTTCGACACCGCGGCGCCGAACCTGAAGTGGGTGACCGACGTGACCGAGTTCAAGGTCGCGGACCGCAAGGTCTACCTCTCGCCCGTCATGGACCTCTTTGACCGTTCGATCGTTTCCTACTCGGTTTCGGAGTCGCCGACCGTCGCCTTCACCAACCAATCACTCATCGGGGCCATCGAGACCCTGGCCGCCGGCGAGGCCCCGATGGTGCACTCGGACCAGGGATTCCAGTACCAGCACTCCAGCTGGCAGAAGCTCCTCAGCGACGCCGGGATGGCCCAGTCCATGTCGCGCAAGGGCAACTGCCTGGACAACGCGGTGATGGAGAACTTCTTCGGGCACCTGAAGGAAGAAATGTTCCACCACCACGAGCACGCCGGCATCGAGGCGTTCACCACCGACCTGAAGGACTACATCCGCTGGTACAACACCGAGCGCATCTCGTTAACGCTCGAGTGCCTGAGCCCGATGGAATATCGGGCCCAGGCACTCGCTGCGTAG